The proteins below are encoded in one region of Streptomyces marianii:
- a CDS encoding ATP-binding protein, whose product MSELLRAPAEIKYAEELDWLESIDDSPKPFSWRLSPRMVRLFVLGAERSDGLDRDISQKWFGDRSFVERAVVTLASDRGLLLIGDPGTGKSWLAELLSAAICRNSTLVVQGTAGTTEDHIKYSWNVSMVIAKGQSRESMIPSPIMTAMETGAIGRFEELTRSTSDVQDALISILSEKYVSVPELDSDGIVFAKPGFSVIATANSRDRGVNDLSSALKRRFNFVRIPVVTNKKSEAEIVRFRTEELLRRHQIELDVPPTLLDVLLQSFADLRASSASAGSDDEKLESALSTAEQIGVLEDAILHSNFFGERALTAHTLASSLVGSLARREPEDLAILNKYLHGVVEPRSKEEGGSWPEFLEGGRDAIATLS is encoded by the coding sequence ATGTCCGAACTGCTGCGCGCCCCCGCCGAGATCAAGTACGCCGAGGAACTCGACTGGCTGGAGTCGATCGACGACAGCCCCAAGCCCTTCTCCTGGCGGCTCTCCCCGAGGATGGTCCGGCTGTTCGTCCTGGGGGCGGAGCGCTCCGACGGTCTCGACAGGGACATCTCCCAGAAGTGGTTCGGCGACCGCAGCTTCGTCGAACGTGCCGTCGTGACCCTGGCCTCCGACCGCGGCCTGCTGCTCATAGGCGATCCCGGCACCGGAAAGAGCTGGCTCGCCGAACTGCTGTCCGCGGCGATCTGCCGCAACTCCACCCTGGTGGTTCAGGGCACGGCCGGCACCACCGAGGACCACATCAAGTACTCGTGGAACGTGTCCATGGTCATCGCCAAGGGCCAGTCCCGCGAGTCGATGATTCCCTCGCCGATCATGACCGCGATGGAGACCGGTGCGATCGGCCGCTTCGAGGAGCTCACCCGCTCCACCAGCGACGTCCAGGACGCCCTGATCTCCATCCTGTCGGAGAAGTACGTCTCGGTCCCCGAGCTGGACAGCGACGGCATCGTCTTCGCCAAGCCCGGCTTCTCCGTCATCGCCACCGCCAACAGCCGTGACCGGGGCGTCAACGACCTGTCCTCGGCGCTCAAGCGGCGTTTCAACTTCGTGCGCATCCCGGTGGTGACGAACAAGAAGAGCGAGGCGGAGATCGTCCGCTTCCGCACCGAGGAACTGCTGCGCCGCCACCAGATCGAACTGGACGTACCGCCGACGCTGCTGGACGTGCTGTTGCAGAGCTTCGCCGACCTGCGCGCCTCCTCGGCTTCGGCCGGCAGCGACGACGAGAAGCTGGAGTCCGCGCTGTCGACGGCCGAGCAGATCGGCGTGCTGGAGGACGCGATCCTGCACAGCAACTTCTTCGGCGAGCGCGCGCTGACCGCCCACACCCTCGCCTCCTCCCTCGTCGGGTCGCTGGCCCGGCGCGAGCCCGAGGACCTGGCCATCCTCAACAAGTATCTGCACGGCGTCGTCGAGCCGCGCAGCAAGGAGGAGGGCGGCTCCTGGCCGGAGTTCCTGGAGGGCGGCCGCGACGCGATCGCCACCCTGTCATGA
- a CDS encoding DUF5682 family protein, giving the protein MSAAQEGTFTELRSQLQAAAAAFADGPGALEGILLGIVDDVDRAVREPLEIFPVCHHSPASALAMARRLREKQPKVVYLELCEDMAPLLTELRNCRLPVAVQAFATEVEGFPADWSPLSVVAPITEASAEYQAIAYALDTPGVELVLVDRSSDHVFQWDARGAAPSEPSEPSGPDAPADEEAALHGEAVGVEIGDLRPRFAELEEHLLRHGRVRHWSEWWHQYVELPLGDSDHDTYRQVMLLIGSLFRRLAPGDPRRVGVDEDRERYMWTRMREHLAATGTDPADCLYVCGAFHAASRVAEFGVDGADGFEIGPRTATRWQHGLIPSSHAAIEAQFGLAAGSVSIASTVWAKNVRRTRVEPFRLAGQAGTKKRAKAAKAGPAATDTAEPASDRLSGFLRRPPVLDRLDEAELLDWSVEIVRAARRNGYLASTADAIAVFETSILLAGMRDRAKPTPYDFQDAAVTCIEKDTVPGRRDVRRLVEIMMGGDRIGQVGYDALPPLARDVHDRLAPLGLKLQQRGVQRALLDIASRPELEKCSDLLWMLRYLMPQGAARPIMGERRLGERPIQESWDLALGTHQRALIELGYEGVSIEQVLEQRLRRTAYSPRATTAVVLEAVEDATLHLRSRRLADELGTRALEVLATERSVDGAPEVLRRVRGLLAYYRTGQPVLPPWVESFVKTGYAHYCTLLPTAFTDEDATVRQVAAMLGFLFSMEGLALSLGCDRRQLELAVAASHPEEPAKVALLWAARTQLGSLSRAELRARCDELLGNPLVVPAYPRYLSGFLQALEPVPALADFVVEAVSNAFARLPDAVLLPWLPTLIGTLRSGGAEQAPLLIREAGRIFPGRLGALDSWVPPWRVEPDPRAEPAALPGGAGRGVPLLAAHPVTCDAVAELLGCDGGWETTDPGPRGAVLVHAHPGTAAALQALLAPP; this is encoded by the coding sequence ATGAGCGCCGCCCAGGAAGGGACGTTCACCGAGCTGCGGTCCCAACTGCAGGCAGCGGCGGCGGCCTTCGCCGACGGCCCGGGCGCGCTGGAGGGCATCCTGCTCGGCATCGTCGACGACGTGGACCGCGCGGTGCGGGAGCCCCTGGAGATCTTCCCGGTCTGCCACCACTCACCCGCCTCGGCGCTCGCGATGGCGCGGCGGCTGAGGGAGAAGCAGCCGAAGGTGGTGTACCTCGAGCTGTGCGAGGACATGGCCCCGCTCCTCACCGAACTCCGCAACTGCAGACTCCCGGTCGCGGTGCAGGCGTTCGCCACCGAGGTCGAGGGTTTCCCGGCTGACTGGTCGCCGCTCTCGGTGGTCGCGCCCATCACCGAGGCGTCGGCCGAGTACCAGGCGATCGCCTACGCACTGGACACCCCGGGTGTTGAACTCGTTCTCGTCGACCGGTCCTCCGACCATGTGTTCCAGTGGGACGCGCGCGGTGCGGCACCCTCCGAACCCTCCGAACCGTCCGGTCCGGACGCGCCGGCCGACGAGGAGGCCGCCCTGCACGGGGAGGCGGTCGGCGTCGAGATCGGGGACCTCCGGCCCCGCTTCGCCGAACTGGAGGAGCATCTGCTGCGCCACGGCCGGGTCCGCCACTGGTCGGAGTGGTGGCACCAGTACGTGGAACTGCCGCTGGGGGACAGCGACCACGACACCTACCGGCAGGTCATGCTGCTGATCGGCAGTCTGTTCCGCCGCCTCGCTCCGGGTGACCCCCGGCGGGTGGGCGTGGACGAGGACCGCGAGCGCTACATGTGGACCCGGATGCGCGAGCACCTGGCCGCCACCGGCACGGATCCCGCGGACTGCCTGTACGTCTGCGGTGCGTTCCACGCGGCCAGCCGTGTGGCCGAGTTCGGCGTGGACGGTGCCGACGGCTTCGAGATCGGGCCCCGGACCGCGACCAGGTGGCAGCACGGTCTGATTCCGTCCAGCCATGCCGCGATCGAGGCGCAGTTCGGCCTCGCCGCCGGCTCGGTCTCCATCGCCTCGACGGTGTGGGCGAAGAACGTCAGGCGCACTCGTGTCGAGCCCTTCCGGCTGGCGGGACAGGCGGGCACGAAGAAGCGGGCGAAGGCGGCGAAAGCCGGCCCGGCAGCCACCGACACGGCGGAGCCCGCCTCCGACAGGCTCTCCGGATTTCTGCGGCGGCCACCCGTCCTGGACCGGCTCGACGAGGCCGAACTGCTCGACTGGTCGGTCGAGATCGTGCGAGCGGCGCGTCGCAACGGCTATCTCGCCTCCACCGCCGACGCCATCGCCGTGTTCGAGACGTCGATCCTCCTCGCCGGGATGCGTGACCGCGCCAAGCCCACCCCGTACGACTTCCAGGACGCGGCCGTCACCTGCATCGAGAAGGACACCGTGCCGGGCCGGCGCGATGTGCGCCGGCTCGTGGAGATCATGATGGGCGGCGACCGGATCGGCCAGGTCGGCTACGACGCACTGCCGCCCCTGGCGCGCGACGTGCACGACCGGCTCGCGCCGCTTGGGCTGAAGCTCCAGCAGCGCGGGGTGCAGCGGGCGTTGCTCGACATCGCCTCCCGACCGGAGCTGGAGAAGTGCTCCGACCTGCTGTGGATGCTGCGGTACCTGATGCCGCAGGGCGCGGCGCGCCCGATCATGGGGGAGCGGCGGCTCGGTGAGCGCCCCATCCAGGAGTCCTGGGACCTCGCGCTGGGTACCCACCAGCGTGCGCTGATCGAGCTCGGCTACGAGGGAGTCAGTATCGAGCAGGTGCTGGAGCAGCGGTTGCGGCGCACGGCATACAGCCCTCGGGCCACGACGGCCGTCGTCCTCGAGGCCGTCGAGGACGCGACGCTCCATCTGCGCAGCCGGCGCCTCGCCGACGAGCTGGGCACCCGCGCCCTGGAGGTGCTGGCCACCGAGCGCAGCGTCGACGGCGCCCCCGAGGTGCTGCGCCGGGTGCGCGGACTGCTGGCGTACTACCGGACCGGTCAGCCGGTGCTGCCGCCGTGGGTCGAGTCCTTCGTCAAGACGGGGTACGCGCACTACTGCACCCTGCTGCCGACGGCGTTCACCGACGAGGACGCGACCGTGCGCCAGGTCGCCGCGATGCTCGGGTTCCTGTTCAGCATGGAGGGCCTGGCGCTGTCCCTGGGCTGCGACCGCAGGCAACTGGAGCTGGCGGTCGCGGCGTCGCACCCCGAGGAGCCGGCGAAGGTCGCGCTGCTCTGGGCGGCGCGGACCCAGCTCGGCAGCCTGTCCCGGGCGGAGTTGCGGGCACGCTGCGACGAACTCCTCGGCAACCCCTTGGTGGTCCCGGCCTATCCGCGTTACCTCAGCGGGTTCCTCCAGGCGCTGGAGCCGGTCCCCGCCCTGGCCGACTTCGTCGTGGAGGCGGTGTCCAACGCCTTCGCCCGGCTGCCGGACGCGGTGCTGCTGCCGTGGCTGCCGACCCTCATCGGCACCCTGCGGTCCGGCGGCGCGGAGCAGGCGCCGCTGCTGATCCGCGAGGCCGGCCGGATCTTTCCCGGGCGGCTCGGGGCCCTCGACTCATGGGTGCCCCCGTGGCGTGTGGAGCCGGACCCCCGGGCAGAGCCTGCCGCCCTGCCGGGGGGCGCCGGCCGCGGTGTCCCGCTGCTCGCCGCCCACCCCGTCACCTGCGACGCGGTGGCGGAGCTGCTGGGCTGCGACGGCGGGTGGGAGACGACGGACCCGGGCCCGCGCGGCGCGGTACTCGTCCACGCCCATCCCGGTACGGCGGCGGCGCTGCAGGCTCTGCTGGCCCCGCCCTGA
- a CDS encoding metallophosphoesterase family protein has translation MLKRVAVLSDIHGVLPALEAVLAEPDVSTADHIVLTGDIAAGPQPAQVLDLLASLGDRVIWISGNADRELLEYRRGQRDTIPDPIAPWSAEQLREDHLDLLSSLPRSLSLSVNGLGKVLFCHATPRDDEEVVLVDSRLDRWKEVLNGLDTDIRTVVCGHTHMPFVRLAHGRLVINPGSIGMPYGRTGAHWALLGPGVELRTTHFDLQAAAIQLSQDSSYPDITEWADYFLHARATDADALTAFAPRDGRDHSPCPSLPSTRIVRGPTR, from the coding sequence ATGCTGAAGCGAGTAGCCGTCCTGTCCGACATTCACGGAGTCCTGCCGGCCCTGGAGGCAGTACTCGCTGAACCAGACGTCAGCACCGCCGATCACATCGTGCTGACCGGCGACATCGCCGCCGGCCCGCAACCGGCCCAGGTTCTCGACCTGCTGGCCAGCCTCGGCGACCGCGTCATCTGGATCAGCGGCAACGCCGACCGGGAACTCCTCGAATACCGCCGGGGGCAGCGCGACACGATCCCCGACCCGATCGCCCCCTGGTCAGCCGAACAGCTCCGCGAAGACCATCTCGACCTTCTCAGCTCGCTGCCACGATCACTCTCCCTGTCCGTGAACGGCCTGGGAAAGGTGCTGTTCTGCCATGCCACCCCTCGCGACGACGAGGAGGTCGTCCTGGTCGACTCCCGCCTCGACCGCTGGAAGGAAGTCCTCAACGGACTCGATACCGACATCCGCACCGTGGTCTGCGGCCACACCCACATGCCGTTCGTCCGCCTCGCCCACGGCCGACTCGTGATCAACCCCGGCAGCATCGGCATGCCCTACGGACGAACCGGAGCACACTGGGCCCTCCTGGGCCCGGGCGTCGAACTCCGCACCACGCACTTCGACCTCCAAGCAGCAGCCATCCAGCTCAGCCAGGACTCGTCCTACCCCGACATCACCGAATGGGCCGACTACTTCCTGCACGCTCGCGCGACCGACGCCGACGCCCTCACAGCCTTCGCCCCACGGGACGGACGCGACCACAGCCCGTGCCCCTCGCTCCCATCCACGAGGATCGTGCGTGGCCCGACCCGCTGA
- a CDS encoding YunG family protein, whose product MIPWNLLTFDEALRASWAADTCSPDDLARAEWQPDNPAWGHCDITALVVNDVFGGDLMVGRVHCGGEQHGFHWWNRLPSGAELDLTREQFQDGQSVTAARVVKRPPGPPPRRREEYLLLRERVTKRLGHLPGPAV is encoded by the coding sequence GTGATCCCTTGGAATCTGCTCACCTTCGACGAGGCTCTGCGTGCCAGTTGGGCCGCCGACACCTGTTCCCCGGACGACCTTGCCCGCGCCGAGTGGCAGCCTGACAACCCGGCGTGGGGCCACTGTGACATCACGGCCTTGGTCGTGAACGACGTCTTCGGCGGCGACCTCATGGTCGGGAGAGTCCATTGCGGCGGGGAACAGCATGGATTTCACTGGTGGAATCGGCTGCCGAGTGGTGCGGAACTCGACCTGACGCGCGAGCAGTTCCAGGATGGACAGAGCGTGACCGCAGCGCGAGTCGTCAAACGGCCGCCGGGGCCGCCGCCTCGGCGCCGGGAGGAGTACCTCCTCTTGCGTGAGCGCGTCACCAAGCGCCTCGGTCACCTCCCGGGGCCGGCTGTCTGA
- a CDS encoding FAD-dependent monooxygenase translates to MDYDVVVAGGGPVGLMLACELRLGGARVAVLERLTEVDPTIKGGAITTPSAEALYRRGMLPALAEVQRQAMDRFQAFVRERNGGDGGGAAGQGLGFVGHFAGIMLRADLVDRMEPGLGDAGPAAEVAFVTQQDIERLLGGRADELGVDVRRGVELTGFDADDGAVTVRTSHGAIRAGWLVGCDGGRSAVRKLAGFGFPGTEPEITCHQAVVEMTGAEDLKVGWTATDTGVYAHGPMPGRVVTVEFDGPPADRDAPVTTEDLQARLRRVSGVDVTITGVRTATRFTDHARQVTGYREGRVLLAGDAAHVHSAFGSQGLSLGIGDAMNLGWKLAAVIGGRAPEGLLDTYTSERHPVGAWVLDWTRSQVAAMRPDPQSRALREIVSDLAGTVVGTTYLTARLNGAAVRYELPGEHPLTGRSTPDLELTDGGRLADHLHGGRALLLDLTDDAELRALAAGYAGRVDTLTAGCPSRPELAAVLVRPDGFTAWAADVGAQALTSTVGLAEALEEWFGVPEGAVTPG, encoded by the coding sequence ATGGACTATGACGTAGTGGTGGCCGGAGGCGGCCCGGTCGGACTGATGCTGGCCTGCGAGCTCCGGCTCGGAGGCGCGCGGGTGGCCGTCCTGGAGCGCCTCACCGAAGTGGACCCGACGATCAAGGGTGGGGCGATCACCACGCCCAGTGCCGAGGCGCTCTACCGCCGGGGCATGCTGCCCGCGCTGGCCGAGGTGCAGCGGCAGGCGATGGACCGCTTCCAGGCATTCGTGCGCGAACGGAACGGCGGGGACGGAGGCGGGGCTGCGGGCCAAGGGCTCGGGTTCGTCGGGCACTTCGCCGGAATCATGCTGCGCGCCGACCTGGTCGACCGCATGGAGCCGGGCCTCGGCGACGCCGGACCCGCCGCCGAGGTCGCTTTCGTGACGCAGCAGGACATCGAGCGGCTGCTCGGCGGGCGGGCGGACGAACTCGGCGTCGACGTGCGCCGGGGAGTGGAGCTGACGGGCTTCGACGCGGACGACGGGGCCGTCACCGTGCGGACCAGCCACGGGGCGATACGCGCCGGCTGGCTCGTGGGCTGCGACGGCGGCCGCAGCGCGGTCCGCAAGCTCGCGGGGTTCGGGTTTCCCGGTACGGAACCGGAGATCACCTGTCACCAGGCGGTGGTGGAGATGACCGGCGCCGAGGACCTGAAGGTCGGCTGGACCGCCACGGACACCGGGGTGTACGCCCACGGGCCGATGCCGGGCCGCGTCGTCACCGTGGAGTTCGACGGCCCGCCGGCCGACCGGGACGCGCCGGTCACCACCGAGGACCTCCAGGCGCGGCTGCGCCGCGTGTCCGGCGTGGACGTCACGATCACCGGGGTGCGGACCGCGACCCGCTTCACCGACCACGCCCGCCAGGTCACCGGGTACCGCGAGGGCCGGGTGCTGCTGGCGGGCGACGCGGCGCACGTGCACTCCGCGTTCGGGAGCCAGGGGCTGAGCCTGGGCATCGGGGACGCGATGAACCTCGGCTGGAAGCTCGCCGCGGTGATCGGCGGCCGGGCGCCGGAAGGGCTGCTGGACACGTACACCTCCGAGCGGCACCCGGTCGGCGCGTGGGTCCTGGACTGGACCCGGTCCCAGGTCGCGGCCATGCGCCCGGACCCGCAGTCCCGGGCCCTGCGCGAGATCGTCAGCGACCTGGCGGGGACGGTCGTGGGCACCACGTACCTCACCGCGCGGCTCAACGGTGCCGCGGTGCGGTACGAGCTGCCGGGCGAGCACCCGCTGACCGGCCGCAGCACCCCGGACCTCGAACTCACCGACGGCGGCCGCCTCGCGGACCACCTCCACGGCGGCCGGGCGCTCCTGCTCGACCTCACCGACGACGCGGAGCTCCGGGCCCTCGCTGCGGGGTATGCCGGCCGCGTCGACACCCTGACGGCCGGCTGTCCGTCCCGCCCGGAACTGGCGGCGGTCCTCGTCCGTCCGGACGGTTTCACGGCCTGGGCGGCCGACGTGGGGGCGCAGGCGCTGACGTCGACGGTCGGGCTGGCGGAGGCGCTGGAGGAGTGGTTCGGAGTGCCGGAGGGTGCAGTGACGCCGGGCTGA
- a CDS encoding DUF2470 domain-containing protein: protein MTADDVCAGEEASAAEQVRTVLAAAESFTVVTDGHTCDLVGGGLHSVGGDGRLLLRVPADCRLAGEVALAPRGTLAVVLKFTDVAPVAVRDRVRSRVTVAGWLAPQGAPGCEESGTVTFRMVTAHVALETPAGAVTVGLDELALARPDVLALHEAAMLTHLVDDHADVVALLTRLVDPPLLQGVVRVWPLAMDRRGITLRLEHPHSHRDVLLPFPAPVRDPGDAGDRVRELLAAARARRRGSRLPSRP, encoded by the coding sequence ATGACTGCTGACGACGTCTGCGCGGGCGAGGAGGCGAGCGCGGCCGAACAGGTGCGCACTGTGCTGGCCGCCGCCGAATCGTTCACGGTGGTCACCGACGGGCACACCTGCGACCTGGTCGGCGGCGGTCTGCACAGCGTCGGCGGCGACGGCCGGCTGCTGCTGAGGGTGCCGGCCGACTGCCGACTGGCCGGTGAGGTCGCCCTCGCACCACGCGGCACGCTCGCCGTCGTGCTCAAGTTCACCGACGTAGCGCCGGTCGCGGTCCGCGACCGGGTGCGATCCCGCGTCACCGTCGCCGGATGGCTGGCCCCCCAAGGTGCGCCGGGATGCGAGGAGTCCGGCACCGTCACGTTCCGGATGGTCACGGCACACGTCGCCCTGGAGACCCCGGCAGGGGCGGTCACGGTCGGCCTCGACGAACTCGCCCTGGCCCGGCCGGACGTGCTCGCCCTCCACGAGGCCGCCATGCTCACCCACCTCGTCGACGACCACGCCGATGTCGTGGCCCTGCTCACTCGGCTGGTGGACCCCCCGCTGCTCCAGGGAGTGGTCCGGGTGTGGCCGCTGGCCATGGACCGGCGGGGGATCACCCTCCGCCTCGAACACCCGCACAGCCACCGGGACGTCCTGCTGCCCTTCCCCGCGCCCGTGCGCGACCCGGGGGACGCGGGCGACCGGGTCCGGGAACTCCTGGCGGCGGCCCGCGCCCGCCGTCGCGGAAGCCGACTGCCGAGCCGGCCGTGA
- a CDS encoding type III PLP-dependent enzyme, with product MTDSPTAVTSPTAVSPAVTAPVRERALSLPAEQLPAYLYDLGALRGHAAAVREALPERVELYYAAKANPEPEVLTALSPHVDGFEVSSGGELAHTAKAVPDRPLAFGGPGKTPAETAAALAAGVARFHVESAHELRMLAALAAERPAPAPPVAVLLRFNLPLSDGALRASALSMGGRPTPFGLDPSEAGDVMRFLTGGSCPRLRVHGVHAHLASGLGAAAQLAVAESVVSWAVRLFEHHGVPLHEVNVGGGMAVDYADPGARFDWAGYGAGLAGLTEDHPDVRLRIEPGRALTAYCGWYATEVLDVKRSHGEDFAVVRGGTHHLRTPATKGHDQPCAVLTVAGWPHAWPRPAARGDTVTVAGQLCTPKDVLARRVPAPGLRAGDRLVFALAGAYAWNISHHDFLMHPRPGFHFLDG from the coding sequence ATGACGGACTCCCCGACGGCCGTCACCTCACCCACCGCGGTCTCCCCCGCCGTCACGGCACCGGTGCGCGAGCGGGCCCTCTCCCTCCCGGCGGAGCAGCTCCCCGCCTATCTCTACGACCTCGGCGCGCTGCGGGGGCACGCCGCGGCGGTACGGGAGGCACTGCCGGAGCGGGTCGAGCTCTACTACGCCGCCAAGGCCAACCCCGAACCGGAGGTCCTGACGGCCCTCTCGCCGCACGTGGACGGATTCGAGGTGTCCTCGGGCGGGGAACTGGCCCATACGGCCAAGGCCGTACCGGACCGTCCGCTGGCGTTCGGCGGACCCGGGAAGACGCCTGCCGAGACGGCGGCGGCGCTGGCGGCCGGCGTGGCCCGGTTCCACGTCGAGAGCGCCCATGAACTGCGGATGCTGGCAGCCCTCGCCGCCGAGCGGCCGGCGCCCGCCCCGCCGGTCGCGGTGCTGCTGCGCTTCAATCTTCCGCTGTCCGACGGGGCGTTGAGGGCGAGTGCGCTGTCCATGGGCGGCCGCCCGACACCGTTCGGTCTGGACCCGTCCGAGGCCGGTGACGTGATGCGGTTCCTCACCGGTGGGTCCTGCCCCCGGCTGCGGGTGCACGGGGTACACGCCCATCTGGCGAGCGGACTCGGGGCGGCGGCGCAACTCGCCGTCGCCGAGTCCGTGGTGTCATGGGCCGTACGACTCTTCGAGCACCATGGCGTACCGCTCCACGAGGTGAACGTCGGGGGCGGCATGGCCGTCGACTACGCGGATCCCGGCGCCCGGTTCGACTGGGCCGGCTACGGAGCCGGACTGGCCGGCCTCACCGAGGACCACCCGGACGTTCGGCTGCGCATCGAACCGGGGCGCGCGCTGACCGCGTACTGCGGCTGGTACGCCACCGAGGTGCTGGACGTGAAGCGCAGCCACGGCGAGGACTTCGCCGTGGTCCGCGGCGGAACGCACCATCTGCGCACCCCGGCGACGAAGGGCCACGACCAGCCCTGTGCCGTGCTGACCGTGGCCGGCTGGCCCCACGCGTGGCCGCGCCCCGCGGCCCGGGGCGACACGGTGACCGTGGCGGGGCAGCTGTGCACGCCGAAGGACGTGCTCGCCCGCCGGGTGCCGGCGCCGGGTCTGCGGGCCGGGGACCGGCTGGTGTTCGCGCTCGCGGGCGCGTACGCCTGGAACATCTCGCACCACGACTTCCTCATGCACCCGCGTCCGGGGTTCCACTTCCTCGACGGGTGA
- a CDS encoding IucA/IucC family protein, translating into MTSTHPSAHRSALAPPPSADEAVAHTLLNCLLRELCGPEQQTAVIDGHLLLRLPRRGVLLRVALRRTSLLGAHRFAGPVTEETSGGWSPVGWQGLAEHVHAELTLRTGVRNEEFLEQVASSHRGVASALAGRRPAARDAGPRAVPTGYLASEQSLALGHRFHPTPKARGGDPAAWAAYAPEAGASFPLRLLAVREDLVAGESAEPGADAALDRLGRAPDGYRLLPAHPWQYALLRDDPRLRTALARGEVLDLGPGATPFAATASVRTLFDGNGFLKFSLNVRITNCLRKNAGYELSGAVALTRLLEPVLAELAAGFPGSDMLREPAYRSLALPGPDGEPVRELLEGFGVIVREGLGRRLRPGLTPLLAAAVADEYATGPAHVSRLLADTDPRTALSWWRAYLGLLVPPVLAAYFDHGLVLEPHLQNVLVCVDDGGRPRQVLFRDLEGTKLLADRHSAALAALPADVAGPMTYDAGRGWDRVVYCLLVNHVSEMLAALADLHPVAEAALWAEVRDTLRRHAAEHGPQPRLDALLSGAPLPAKANLLTRWARTADRDAGYVRLPSPLAEDVLSGAARADDIRSAR; encoded by the coding sequence ATGACCTCCACACATCCCTCCGCGCACCGCTCCGCGCTGGCGCCCCCGCCCTCGGCCGACGAGGCGGTCGCCCACACCCTCCTCAACTGCCTCCTGCGTGAACTGTGCGGACCCGAGCAGCAGACCGCCGTCATCGACGGGCACCTGCTGCTGCGGCTGCCCCGCCGCGGGGTGCTGCTGCGCGTCGCGCTGCGCCGTACGTCGCTGCTGGGCGCCCACCGGTTCGCCGGCCCCGTCACCGAGGAGACCTCCGGCGGCTGGTCGCCCGTCGGCTGGCAGGGGCTCGCCGAGCACGTCCACGCGGAACTGACACTGCGCACGGGCGTGCGCAACGAGGAGTTCCTGGAGCAGGTCGCCTCCAGCCACCGGGGCGTCGCCTCCGCGCTCGCCGGGCGCCGCCCGGCCGCCCGGGACGCCGGCCCGCGTGCCGTGCCCACCGGGTATCTCGCCTCGGAGCAGTCGCTCGCCCTCGGGCACCGCTTCCACCCGACGCCCAAGGCCCGCGGCGGGGATCCCGCGGCCTGGGCGGCGTACGCGCCCGAGGCAGGCGCGTCGTTCCCGCTGCGGCTGCTCGCGGTACGGGAGGACCTGGTCGCCGGGGAGTCGGCGGAGCCGGGCGCCGACGCGGCGCTGGACCGGCTGGGACGTGCTCCGGACGGCTACCGGCTGCTGCCCGCGCACCCTTGGCAGTACGCGCTGCTGCGCGACGACCCCCGGCTGCGTACGGCCCTCGCCCGCGGTGAGGTGCTCGACCTCGGCCCCGGCGCCACGCCGTTCGCCGCCACGGCCTCCGTCCGCACCCTGTTCGACGGGAACGGCTTCCTGAAGTTCAGCCTCAACGTCCGCATCACCAACTGCCTCCGGAAGAACGCGGGATACGAACTGTCCGGCGCGGTGGCGCTGACCCGGCTGCTGGAGCCGGTCCTCGCCGAACTGGCAGCCGGCTTCCCCGGCAGCGACATGCTGCGCGAACCCGCGTACCGGAGCCTCGCCCTGCCCGGGCCGGACGGAGAACCGGTCCGCGAACTCCTGGAAGGCTTCGGCGTGATCGTCCGCGAAGGGCTCGGCCGGAGGCTGCGGCCCGGACTCACCCCCCTGCTCGCCGCGGCCGTCGCCGACGAGTACGCCACCGGGCCCGCCCACGTCTCCCGCCTCCTGGCGGACACGGACCCGCGCACGGCGCTGTCCTGGTGGCGCGCGTACCTCGGGCTGCTGGTGCCGCCGGTGCTCGCCGCGTACTTCGACCACGGCCTCGTCCTGGAGCCGCATCTGCAGAACGTCCTCGTGTGCGTGGACGACGGGGGCCGCCCCCGGCAGGTGCTGTTCCGTGACCTGGAGGGCACCAAACTCCTGGCGGACCGGCACTCCGCCGCGCTCGCCGCGCTGCCGGCGGACGTGGCGGGGCCCATGACGTACGACGCCGGGCGCGGCTGGGACCGGGTGGTCTACTGCCTCCTGGTGAACCACGTGTCCGAGATGCTCGCCGCCCTCGCAGATCTGCACCCGGTCGCGGAGGCCGCGCTGTGGGCCGAGGTACGGGACACGCTCCGCCGCCACGCGGCCGAACACGGGCCGCAGCCGCGGCTCGACGCGCTGCTGTCGGGCGCTCCGCTGCCCGCCAAGGCCAATCTGCTCACCCGCTGGGCACGAACGGCCGACCGTGACGCGGGCTATGTGCGGCTGCCCTCCCCGCTCGCCGAGGACGTACTGTCCGGAGCGGCCCGCGCCGACGACATCCGGAGCGCACGATGA